A part of Aegilops tauschii subsp. strangulata cultivar AL8/78 chromosome 2, Aet v6.0, whole genome shotgun sequence genomic DNA contains:
- the LOC109761865 gene encoding F-box protein At5g49610, translating into MPGTGGATVLDDLEWIVVEEILIRLPPKDILRCRAVRRWWHSATSTDKFMLDHHRRQPLLPILSHAVDPQKSHLLFSFDAGAGRQKLCPVIRTYDYRKLQAACDGLLIVSYGSMADEYVCNPVTRKYARLAKHQPERVFYHRIVGFYRHQPSGGEFRVLWISSPTIYNAYHPNYRTFYYVIAVGSDSTRYIRQGCITQPTISSALELALRRGLPESSQYPPVHHRGGLHWKLGKYHGYDADYIMVFNTAAEKFRLMCRPARLGNCLQESLLEMDDTLALCSICSDKHTIDFWVLQDYDAETWSFKHRINLIGMDPSALVDPEVIISPRMAVLSGGEMLIRFTHRGVLHFDVNGKFLGYVKSQDGEQINLWVTGHYLQESIIPGPLFHEMREDDGVNQEPPFFVGL; encoded by the coding sequence ATGCCGGGAACCGGAGGCGCGACCGTCCTGGACGACCTTGAGTGGATCGTTGTCGAAGAGATCCTCATCCGTTTGCCGCCCAAGGACATCCTCCGCTGCCGCGCCGTCCGCAGGTGGTGGCACAGTGCCACCTCCACCGACAAGTTCATGCTGGACCACCACCGCCGCCAGCCCTTGCTCCCCATCCTCAGCCACGCCGTCGACCCGCAGAAATCCCACCTCCTGTTTTCCTTTGACGCCGGCGCAGGCCGGCAAAAGCTCTGCCCTGTCATCCGGACCTACGACTACCGTAAACTCCAGGCAGCGTGTGACGGTCTCCTCATTGTCTCCTATGGATCAATGGCAGATGAGTACGTCTGCAACCCGGTCACCCGCAAGTATGCTCGCCTGGCGAAGCATCAGCCGGAACGTGTTTTTTACCACCGGATTGTCGGCTTCTACCGGCACCAACCATCTGGAGGAGAATTCCGAGTGCTATGGATCTCTAGTCCGACAATCTACAACGCATACCACCCAAATTACAGAACTTTCTACTATGTCATAGCGGTGGGATCCGATAGTACAAGATACATCAGACAAGGATGCATCACACAACCAACAATCTCATCTGCCTTGGAGCTGGCGTTACGCAGGGGCCTGCCTGAATCGTCCCAATATCCACCAGTCCACCACCGTGGCGGCCTGCACTGGAAACTTGGAAAATACCACGGCTACGATGCGGACTACATAATGGTGTTCAACACAGCAGCTGAAAAATTTAGATTGATGTGTCGTCCTGCCCGATTGGGCAACTGCTTACAGGAGTCGTTGTTGGAGATGGATGACACTCTTGCTTTGTGCAGCATCTGCAGTGACAAACACACCATAGACTTTTGGGTGTTACAGGACTATGATGCTGAAACATGGTCTTTCAAGCATCGAATTAATTTGATTGGGATGGATCCATCAGCGCTTGTTGATCCAGAGGTCATAATATCCCCTAGGATGGCTGTTCTCAGTGGGGGTGAGATGCTGATTCGGTTTACTCATAGGGGTGTGTTGCATTTTGACGTCAATGGCAAGTTTTTAGGATATGTGAAAAGTCAAGACGGCGAACAAATCAATTTGTGGGTTACCGGGCATTACCTCCAGGAGAGCATTATTCCCGGTCCACTGTTCCATGAGATGAGAGAAGATGATGGTGTGAACCAGGAGCCTCCATTTTTTGTAGGACTGTAG